In Macaca mulatta isolate MMU2019108-1 chromosome 16, T2T-MMU8v2.0, whole genome shotgun sequence, the sequence tcactctgttgcccagggtggagtgcagtggtgtgctgtcagctcactgcaacctctgtctcccaggttcaagtgattctcctgcctcagccttccgaggaactgggattacaggtgtgcaccaccacacctgactaatttttgtattttcagtagagatggggtttcgccatattggccaggctggtctcgaactcctgacctcaggtgatccaccctcatcagcctcccaaagtgctaggattacaggcatgagccaccatgcccagctcaataACCGTTTTGCTCCATCCTTCAAGATCCCACCCTTTAAGCAGCAACCCAAGCATCCCCTCCTCTAGAAGGAAGTCTAGTGGGCACCTTCCTCTTCTACCAGAGTCCAGTTCTTGTCTGTCATGGTATTTAGCATCTGGAATTGTTTATCTGTGTACAGAGGTGTCTCCCTGCTAGACTCACTCCAAGAGCATGGGCCAGGTCTGTTTTATCTCTGTATTCCCAGTATGGCACCTGGTACGTGGTAGGCCCCTACTACATAtgggatggatggacaggtggatgggcagatggatgaTGGGGTTGAAGTCCACTGTTGGCCCTTACCTGTAGGGGGCACCTGGGAGCGGGGCCTTGGTGGCTCAGGCCTCCTGCTGAACCGGAATGAAGGGGCCTCAGCTGTGCTGCCAGAGTCCTCAATGCCATCCACTATCCTGGGGACAGGGTAGTGCTCATCAGCACCATGGGGTGAGGGTAAGGGCCAGAGCAGAGCAGACAGAGGGGAACTGGGGGCAGCAGTgccagggggcggagcaagaGCGGCGGTCAAAGTGGGTTGGGGTTGCAGGCTGTGGTTGGAAGGGTGCGGTGGGCACACGGGCAGAGACAGGATGAAGCACTGTTTGGATAGAGCCCAGAGAAGGTTCTGGAAGCCAGTAGGGgtttggggaagggagaggaggctAGCATCTCACCGGGGACTGAGGTCCGGAGGTCCAAAGGTTCCCAGTGGGGGAATGAGAAGCTGAGGGGGCTTCCAGGCAGCAGAGCACCTGGGGGGGCTGTGAGGGGAGGCGCTGTGGCCCTGGCCAGCCAGGGCAGGGGACAGGGACGGGGAtaaggaaggagaggagacaaGGGCTGAGAATGGGGGCAGCTCCTCGCCCAAAAGGCTGACCAGGGAGCCCCGAGGCCGTGCTGGACTGAGGTTGGGCAGCAGGAGGGGCCGTCGGGGCCTGGGACCACCCCCAGGCTCCGTGCCACTCTCGGCCTCTGTGATGGATGGCAGCGTCTTGTCTGAGGAGGAGCCGAGGCTTTCTGAGCGGGGCTGCGGGCAGAGGGGGCAGCTGATGTCGCACGACAGTGACCACAGACCCCTTCATTAAGTAAGAGCCTTCACCGGCGGATGCAGCTCCCCATCCATGGAAAGGAGGACGCTGCTCCCCATCTCACCCTCTCCCCAGGGCAATTCAACCCCACCCAGGAAGTGGGTGTTACCTGGGAGAGGCGAGGGGATCGGGAAAAGCGGCTGAGGCCCTGTGGGGACATAGGAGAGTTCAAGCCGACTCCCGCCTCCCCACGGCCAGAGCGCAGCCCCTCCCTGTCCCACCCAACAGTGTTATGGGGTTGAGAATGTGGGGTCTTTTGTGGAGCAGAGTCAGAAACTACAACTCTAACTCAAACAAACACTGCATAGCAAAGTGAGACTGAAAAGCAGCAAAAGACCAAGGCCCAAAGTGTAATGTACAGGCCTGGCCCAGAGCCTAAAACACAGTGGACTCAGGAGACATTTGGTGAGAGAAGAAGGGGAAGTCCCAGGCGATGATGCCCTGTCCAGAGAGGGGCTTGAAAGAGGAGCACATGAGGTGGTTGTTTCTCAAGGCAGGGtcgtggctgggcatggtggcttacgcctgtaatcccagcactttgggagggtgaggtgggcagatcacctgaggtcaggagtttgagaccagcctggccaacatggcgaaaccctgtctctactaaaaatacaaaaattagtcaggcatggtgtgcacacctgtaatcccagctacttgggagactgaggcaggagaatcacttgaacccaggaggcggaggttgcagtgagccaagatcacgccactgcactccaggctgggtgacagagcgagactgtcacacacacacacacacacacacacacacacacacacacacaaagaaacaaagggaGGGTCCTTTGAAGGAGTCAGGAGTCTGGAGTGAGGCTGAGGGGTGGTCAGTGGAGATGGGGCAGTAGAGTTGGGAGTAGAAGGTGATGAGAGACAGCCAGGGGCCTGGGTGATGGCCAGTGTAGTGTCAGCAGGGTTGGAAGGTATGAAGCAGGTAAGGGGCAATGGAGTAGGGTGCCTGGGCTTCAGGCATGATGTTTTTAGGGTGGAGGGAGGCTCATGGGACTCTCAGGCTGGGGAGGTCTGCTTTGGAGGAAAGGACTCTGGAAGGATGGCGGCCATCAGGGTGTACATACACTGGTGTCAGAGCCCTGGCGCAGGTTGAAGGTGAGGTCCCGGGGCAGGCCAGCCCGGAAGGCAGCCCCATACTCAGGATAGAGCCTCAGGACCTCAGCCAGCCCTTGGCTGCTCAGCTGCTGCAGGCCACAGTAGGTCAGAGCTTTCACATCAGCACTGGTCTTCAGCACGAAGCTTGGGTCTGCTCCCAACCCAGCCTCCTGCCCCGGCTCAGGGATATCTGCTCCAATCAGGTCCCCCTTCCCTGTAGGTAAGGGATGGGGACAGTCAGCTGGGGCAGTGGGAACAAAAGGATATCAGCTGGAGGTGCTCAGTGGATTTGAGGGGTGGTCAGTGTGTTTGAAGGACGGTTGATGGTGGGCCAGTCAATGGAACTGGTGGAAATAACCAATGGAATTGGGAAAAGGTCAGTGGAGAATGACTGGTGAGGTTGGGAGACAGTCAGTGGGAGTGAGTAGGGCCACAGGAATGATCGATGTAATTGGGTGATAAAAATCACAATGGCCGGAGGGATCAGGTCAGTTAGAGGGTAAAAGTGACTGGAGTTTAGGGTCAATGGGGTTGGGAAGTGGAACAGTGGGAAAGGATCAGTTGAGCTGGGGGACAGTCACTGGGAGGGGTTGATGGGTTGAGGGATGCCTAAGGGGATTAGGGAATAATCAGAGGGGAATTGTCAAAAGGGGATGGCCATAGGGTGAAGGGACCGAGAGAGTATTCCTCAGCAGGAACTGTAGGTATCCACAAGGAGTATCCCATTCCCTAGAATCCTGGCCATTCCCAAGTCCTCGGCAGCGGGGAGTGGGGGGTGGTTCCAGGGTAGGTAATCAGGGGTGACGGGGTCCTTACCCAGGATGGCCAGCACCATGTTGTCTCGGAGCACCTCAAGTGAGCCGGAGCAGACATAGTAGTGTGCCTGCAGGGCATCCCCACGGCGCAACAGGTACTCGCCCGGAGCGCAGAACGAGGTCTTGATGTGCAGCGATAGGGCCCGCAGGCAGCCCCTGCTGGCTGCCCCGAACAGCGGCAGCTGCAAGATCTCCCGATTCAGGTGCATAGCAATGTCAGCTCTCAGCTCGTCTGGGAAGTCACGCAGTAACTGCATAAGGGGCATAGGTCATTCTGGCCATCCCCCTGCAGCTACTACTTGAGTCTACAAATGTGCTGAGCTGTCTTCAAAGAGAGAATTCCTCTTGCCCTTGCTTTGAAGTCACCCATTCTAGACCTTCAGTATAACCTCTGTGTCTAACGTCAATTTTGCTTGCTGCGTGAACCTCAAAACCCAATTTCAGGGGCAGAGACCAGCTCTTCTCCCATCAGTTCCCCGCTATGGCTACATGCTGGTCACTTAACCCCATCATTCAGGAGCTGTCTCTTGGGGGTCAGCCTTCAACTGGGAGTCAGGAGACCAGGAGTCAGCTTGGCTGCTAAGTCCCTGTGGACCTTGGGCAACCCATTTCCGCTCATTGGGCCTCAAGATTCCAGTTTGTATCTCAGTCTGTAAAATGCAGAGTTGTTATTAGACCTTGGGCACTACCAATGACCTCTTAGGGCCACATTCCATGTTCACATCCTCATATGGAGCCCCTTGGCCACCCTGGCTTGTTGAACTCTCCCCTCAGCCCCACTGGGCTCCCGTGAGGGGCTTCCTTCCAGTTCCTCCCACCTCTCCCACTGCTCACTTCCTCATTTCCTCCCAGGCTCCTCTTCCTCAGCCAACACCCCAGACTCTCACTTTCCACACTCTTCCTGCATCATGGCAACTGGCCCCATGGCTTCCCCACTACCTGATTGTCCTGAGCCCTAACTCTGAGTCCagacctgatttcttttttttttctttctttctttctttttttttttttttttttgagacggagtcttgctttgtcacccaggctggagtgcagtggccggatctcggctcactgcaagctccgcctcccgggtttatgccattctcctgcctcagcctccggagtagctgggactacaggcgcccgccacctcgcccggctagtttttttgtatttttttttagtagagacggggtttcaccgtgttagccaggatggtcttgatctcctgacctcatgatctgcccatctcggcctcccaaagtgctgggattacaggtgtgagccaccgcgcccggccttttcttttttttttgaggcagagtctcgctctgttacccaggctggagtgcaatggcatgatctcagctcactgcaacctcggcctcccagattcaagtgattctcctgcctcagtcttctgagtaggtgggattacaagtgtgcaccaccacgtccagctaattttgtatttttagtagagacagggtttcacagtgttggccaggctggtctcaaactcccagcctcagatgatctgcctacctcagccttccaaagtgctgggattacaggcatgagcactgcacccagccaagagctGATTCCCATCTACCTACTGGGCAACCTCCCTCTGGACCTCCCCCAGGCACCATACCCTCCTCCTGGTCTGACCCGGGACTCTCACCTTCATCCCAAAGCCCATCTTCCTCCTGTTATGCCTCCATCCCCACCCTTGGCCTaagccagaaacctgggagtCACTCTGAGCTCTTCTGCAACCAGCAGGAGATCACTACATCCCACAGATCCCATTCTCAGAGATACCTCACCAATCCATTCCCTCTGAGATCCCCACACCACTCCCCAGTGTAAACATTATGCAGGATAAAATCTAAATTCCAGGCCATCCCTGAGCTGGGCCTGCTGCCTCCCAGCCCATGTCGTGCCCTCCTGCCCTGCCTTCTCCCTCTGCAGCACTCACATGCCTGTTCCTGCAGGCTTACGGAGCCGCTTTCAGTTTCCTAAAGCACCCACTCTGCTCTTTTGTGCCATCACTTCTGGACCTGTGTCCCTATGACCCTTTCTACCAGGGATGGCCTTCCTATAGCAGGCTGATTTCCTTCTTGTTCTCTGTGATGTCCCTTCTTCTGTGCCACCTTCCTTGACTCCTCCCCGCCCAGGCACGACGAGGACCCAACGTCACCAACATCCCTCCTTTACAGCCCCATTCACCGCCGCACTCTGTTCATCTGTCTGCCTCCCTCACCATTCTGGGTCTCCCTGAGGGCCAGGGCTGAGTGTCATCATCTCTAAGCTCCCTGTGCCCAGCACCAAGGCTGGCCCAAAGCAGGCACTCAGGAAATGTTGGCAGAAGGGAGAGTGGCATCAGCTGGGCCCTGAGCTCTTTCACTCCCATATTCAAGtgcaaagaaacaagaatttggccggctgtggtggtgcacgcctgtaatcccagcaaattgggaggctgaagcaggtgtaTCAAGACGTCAAGggctcaagacaagcctgaccaacatggtgaaaccccatatctactaaaaatacaaaaatcagccgagtgtggtggcatgcgcctgtagtcccagattctcaggaagctgaggaaggagaattccttgaacctgggaggcagaggttgcagtgagccgagatcacgccactgcactccagcctgggcaacagagcaagactccttctcgaaaaaagaaaaaaaaaaagaaacaagaatttgTATTTTGGGTGAGTGTGTGCCCTTGTGAACAATACCTCACTCCCGGGGCCCTGTTtgcctccattttattttatttatttattttttatttttacttttattttttattattattattattattattattattattattattatttttgagacggagtctcgctctatcgcccaggccggatcttggctcactgcaagctccgcctcccgggttcacgtcattctcctggctcagcctcccgagtagccgggactacaggctcccgccaccatgcccggctgattttttgcatttttagtagagacgcggtttcaccgtgttagccaggatggtctcgatctcttgacctcgtgatccacccacctcggcctcccaaagtgctgggattacgggcatgagccaccgcgcctggctattttttatttatatatatatatttttagacagagtctcactctgtcgcccaaactggagtgcagtggtgcaatctcggtttactgcaagctccgcctcccggggtcacgccattcttctgcctcagcctcctgagtagctgggactacaggtacatgccgccatgcccggctaattttttgtatttttagtagagacggtttcaccgtgttagccaggatggcctcgatttcctgaccttgtgatccgcccgcctcggcctcccaaagtgctgggattacaggcgtgagccaccgcgcccggcgcctccattttattttattttatttttttgagacagagtctagctctgtcacccaggctggagtgcactggcatgatcttggctcactgcagcctctgcctccctggttcaagtgattctcgtgcctcagcctcccgagtagctgggattacaggtgtgcaccaccacagctgattaattttcatatttttagcagacagggtttcaccctgttgcccaggctggtcttcaactcctgacctcaagtgacccacccgcctcagcctcccaaaatgctgggattacaggtgtgagccgccacactcGGCCTGCCTCCATTTTAAGCCAGAGGGGCAGCGACCCCTTCCCCACGCCACTGCAGGGCCACGCGGAGGGTGAGGGCAAGACGGGAGACCCTGCGCACTACCTCGTTGGCGTCGATGCCGCTGTTGACGGCCCACGTGGTCTGGAAGTATTCGAGCATGCGCTGCTTGAGCGGCCGCGGCAGGCGGTGCACACTGATGAAGTCCTTGAGGTCCTTCATGCGGCTGTGGTAGAGCGAGCGGCGCGAGTACATGCGCTGGATGATGGCTGTCACGTTCCCGAACACCACAGCGTGCATCAGGGCTGGAGCAGCAACAGCCGGCTGGTCAGGACCGGCCACCCTCTGGCCACCTCCCCAGCTTCCAAACCCACCCTGTCCTGGCCAAGAGCCAGTGGGCTCCTGTGTGcctactaggtgccaggcactaGACTAGGGATGGGGAATAGGGAGTGGTCCAGAGATGGGTAACACCCCATGCTCCTCTCAGGCCTCCCCATCATTAGGTCATGAACCTGGGTTTCCCATCCCTTTTGCAAGAGGCCACGCCTGGTTGTGGCATCCCCAGGGCCAGCACATAGTGGGCACTCAGGAAACGTCCATGAATGAATGCGTGACTGTCTGGACTTGGGTAGACACCTCGAGCAGATgccttgccctctctgggcctcagtttccccgtgCACGCTGGGCTTCGCAGGGCCCCACTGAGGCGTGGCAGGTCTGGCCTCACCGCCTATGAGCATCGTGCAGATGGAGAAGATCTTCTCGGCGTCGGTGTTGGCACACACGTTGCCAAAGCCTACGCTGGTAAGGCTGCTTAGAGTGAAGTACAGTGCCGCAATGTAGGCGCTGCGCCGCGATGGGCCGCCCACTGAGCCATTGACGTAGGGCACCTCCAGACGCTTGCCCAGCTCGTGCAACCAGCCTGCAGGGTGGACGGATGCAGGGAGCCCTGGCTGTGCCAGCGGTGGAGAACCAGGGTTCCCTGAGCCACCTGTGCTTGACCTTCGGCAAGTATTTATACACAGGTTGGCACAGGAACTGTGGGGAACGGTCTGGGCCTGTGCCTCCCCATGGTGCACTGGTTACAGTTGCAGTCCAAGGCCGCCAACTCACTATACTGCTGACTGTTCAAAGGCTCCTGAAACTTACTAATAGTTTATTGTGCACCTGCTGTATACAAAGTGTTGGGGAATTGACCCAGCCAAACACTCTCCCTGCCCTGGTGGAACCTATAGCCTGGAGGGAAAAGAGACATGACATAAATCATTACAGGTAGGGGGTGAGCTCCTGGAAGGAAAGTATTGTAT encodes:
- the KCNH4 gene encoding voltage-gated delayed rectifier potassium channel KCNH4 isoform X2, giving the protein MPVMKGLLAPQNTFLDTIATRFDGTHSNFLLANAQGPRGFPIVYCSDGFCELTGYGRTEVMQKTCSCRFLYGPETSEPALQRLHKALEGHQEHRTEICFYRKDGSAFWCLLDMMPIKNEMGEVVLFLFSFKDITQSGSPGLGPQGGRRDSNHENSLGRRGATWKFRSARRRSRTVLHRLTGHFGRRGQGGMKANNNVFEPKPSVPEYKVASVGGSRCLLLHYSVPKAIWDGLILLATFYVAVTVPYNVCFSGDDDTPITSRHTLVSDIAVEMLFILDIILNFRTTYVSQSGQVISAPRSIGLHYLATWFFVDLIAALPFDLLYVFNITVTSLVHLLKTVRLLRLLRLLQKLERYSQCSAVVLTLLMSVFALLAHWMACIWYVIGRREMEANDPLLWDIGWLHELGKRLEVPYVNGSVGGPSRRSAYIAALYFTLSSLTSVGFGNVCANTDAEKIFSICTMLIGALMHAVVFGNVTAIIQRMYSRRSLYHSRMKDLKDFISVHRLPRPLKQRMLEYFQTTWAVNSGIDANELLRDFPDELRADIAMHLNREILQLPLFGAASRGCLRALSLHIKTSFCAPGEYLLRRGDALQAHYYVCSGSLEVLRDNMVLAILGKGDLIGADIPEPGQEAGLGADPSFVLKTSADVKALTYCGLQQLSSQGLAEVLRLYPEYGAAFRAGLPRDLTFNLRQGSDTSVSAPSARSPAQKASAPPQTRRCHPSQRPRVARSLGVVPGPDGPSCCPTSVQHGLGAPWSAFWARSCPHSQPLSPLLPYPRPCPLPWLARATAPPLTAPPGALLPGSPLSFSFPHWEPLDLRTSVPG